In Microvirga sp. 17 mud 1-3, the genomic window CGCCGCCCGTGATCGCATCGCTTACCATGGAGGTCGCCTTGGCCTCCGCCTCAGCCTGACGCTCCCGGCCCTCCGCGTCGCGGAACGCCGCTTCCTTGCGTCCTTCCGCGGCCAGGATCTGCGCCTGTTTCTGGCCTTCGGCGCGCAGGATCTCCGCCTGGCGCAGGCCCTCCGCCTCGAGCACGGCGGCGCGCTTCTCGCGTTCCGCCTTCATCTGCCGGGCCATGGCGCCCGCAAGGTCGGCGGGCGGAACGATGTCCTTGATCTCGACCCGGGTCACCTTGGCGCCCCAGGGGGAGGCCGCCGCATCGACGACGCGCAGGAGCCGCTCGTTGATCTCGTCCCGGTGGGACAGGAGCTGGTCAAGATCCATGGAGCCCACGACCGTGCGGATATTGGTCATGGTGAGCATCAGGAGCGCCTGGTTGAGGTTCGAGACCTCATAGGAGGCGCGCGCCGCATCGAGCACCTGGAAGAACGCGACCGCGTCGATGGTGACGCCCGCATTGTCGCGCGTGAAGGCCTCCTGGCTCGGAACGTCGAGCACCTGCTCCATGACGTTCACCTTCTTCCCGACCTGCTCGATATAGGGCACGATCAGGCCGAGGCCGGGGCTCAAGGTGCGGGAATAGCGCCCGAACCGCTCCACCGTATAGGCATAGCCCTGCGGAACGGTCCTGATCCCCATGGCGATCGTCACGACGACCACGAAGACGAGGGCGATCACGAAAATGTCGAAGCCGCTGAGCACCAACCGAACCTCCAGGCAACGGAGTTGCAGGACGTTCAACCTATCCCAAACCGCCACGAACGCCTAGACCGCCGAACGTCGCCGGCGGCCCAGGTTGTTGAGAACAAGCGTCTTTTTATGCAGGAGCGCGGCTCGTTACCGATCCGCGCTTCGCATTACGTCAGGCGGCCTTCACGTCGGACAGGAAGTCGGCCACCTCGCGGCTGAGGCCCTCGGACTGGCGCGCGAGTTCCTGGGCGGCGCCGAGGACCTGAGAGGCCGCGGCCCCCGTCTCGCCTGCGCCGGCCTGCACGCCCGCGATGCTGCCGGTCACCTGCTCGGTGCCGCGGGCGGCCTCCTGCACGTTGCGGGAGATTTCCTGGGTGGCGGCACCCTGCTCCTCGATGGCGGCCGCGATGCCGGTGGAGATCTGCGACATCTCCGTGATGGTCTGGGCGATCTCGTGAATCGCCGAGACCACGTCCTGGGTCGCCTGCTGAACGCTGACGATCTGGGCGCCGATTTCCTCCGTGGCCTTGGCGGTCTGGCTTGCCAGGTCCTTCACTTCGGAGGCCACGACCGCAAAGCCGCGTCCCGCCTCGCCGGCCCGCGCCGCCTCGATGGTGGCGTTGAGCGCGAGCAGGTTCGTCTGACCCGCGATGTTGTTGATCAGCGCGATCACGTTGCCGATCTTTTCGGCCGTCTCGGCGAGCGCCTGAACGGTCGCATTGGTGCGCTTCGCGCCCTCGACCGCCTGGTTGGCGATCTGTGAGGATTGGTTGACCTGGGAGGCGATCTCCTGGATCGAGATCGACATCTCCTCGGTGGCGGCCGCGACGGTCTGCACATTGGCGGAGGTCTGCTGCGCCGCGGAGGCCACGCTCACGGACTGGTGGTTGGTCTGGTCTGCGATGGCCGTCATGGATTGCGCGGTGACCTCCATCTCGGTCGCGGCGCCCGCCAGCCCCTCGGTCAGGGCGGACACGTTGGCCTCGAAGCGCCGCATCAGCTCGTCGAGCCTCTGGGCGCGGCGCGTCTTCGCATCCGCCTCCAGCGCGGCGGCCTCGTCGGCCTCCCGCTTCGCGATCAGCGCATCCTTGAACACCTGGACCGCATCCGCGATGGTGCCGAGCTCGGTCTTCTGGCCGCGGAACGGAATGGTCGCGGTCAGGTCGCCCTGCGCCAGAAGGCCCATGGGCCGGGTGACGGACGCGATGCCCTGCGAAATCGAACGGATCAGGAGCGCCGCCAGGACAATGGCCAGGAGCGTGCCGGCCGCAAGGACGCCGAGGGTCAGGTTCTCCGTGTCCTGATAGACGGTGGCGGCCCGCTTGCGCGCCGCATCGGCGGCATCGCGGTTCCACTTCGTCATCCGGATCAGCGCGGAGCCGATCTGCTCGGCGACCGGGACGGCCTTCATGGAATTGTGCTCGCGGGCCTTCGCGACCTCGCCGTTGCGGGAATAGTCGAGGACCGTCTTGGCCTCCTTCTCGTACTCGCTCCAGAGCGCCTTGAACGCATCGAACTGCTTCCTGTCCTCAGGATGGACGATCGTCTTCTCGTAGGACTGGATCCCGTCGATGATGTTGTTGATGCGCCAGGCGAGGCCCTCCTCGATCTCCTGCGCCTCCTCGCCGTCGGCGAGCATGTGCCGCAGCACCACGGTCTGGAATTCGCGGACATCGGCATTGAGCGCCCCGATCCGCTGCGTCGAAACCAGCCAGCTATCGGCGATCTCGGCCGTCTGCGCATTCATTTGCCCGAGGCCGCGCAGCCCCAGGAGGCCGAGGGCGATGAGCAGCAGGACAAGGAACGAGAAAGCGCCGATCAGCTTGGCGCGGATGGAAAGAGATCGAAGGGCGTGCATATCATTTCGGTCGCCTGCCACATCGCCGTGGAGGCTCGCGCCGTTCTGACGCGAAAGATTCAGGCTCGCCACAGATGGGCCACAAGGGTGAATTTTTTCTTGAAAAACTTTGAATGAGTGTAGCGTAACCTTCAGGTTACTGAAGAACGATAGCCCCTTCCGAAAAGGAAACTCGGCCCCGCCGAGAGCATCGTGCGGGGCCGGGCGTCAATGGATGAAACCGCTCCCGGAGCGATCCGTCAGAGCCAGCCCTGCAGCTCCCGCTCTGCGACATGGCGGATTACCCGCATCCCGTCCTCGCTGTCGTTGAGGCAGGGAAGGTAGGCGAATTGCTCGCCGCCGTGATGCATGAAGATCTCGCGGTTCTCGCCGTCGAGCTCCTCCAGGGTCTCCAGGCAATCGGCCGAGAAGCCGGGCGCCACGATGGCCAAGCGCTTGACGCCGCTCTCAGCCAGCGCCTCCACGGTCTTGTCCGTATAGGGCTGCAGCCACTCGGCCGTGCCGAAGCGGGATTGGAAGCTCATGCGGAACTTGTCCTCCGGCCAGCCGAAGGCCTCCCGCATCAGGCGCCAGGTCTTCACGCATTGGCAGTGATAGGGGTCGCCCTTCAGCAGATATTCCTTCGGTACGCCGTGGAACGAGACGAGAATGACCTCCGGCTCGAAGGGCAGCTTGGCCAAGTCCCGTTTCATGGAGGAGACGACGGCGTCGATATAGACCGGGTCGTCGTGATAGGGCGGGGACACCCGGATTGTGGGCTGCCAGCGCATCTCCATCAGAGCCCGGAAGGCGTGATCGCAGGCGGTCGCCGAGGTCGCGGCGGAATATTGCGGATAGAGCGGCACAAGGAGAATGCGGTCGCAACCCTGGTCGAGGAGGGCCTGAATGCGCTCGCGGATCTCGGGCTTGCCGTAGCGCATCGCCCAATCGACCGAGACTTTGTCGCCCGCGATGCCCTTGAGGTGCCGGGCAAGGTCCTCGGCCTGGGCGCGCGTGATGGTCTTGAGGGGGCCCTCGTCGCGCTCGTTATTCCAGATCGTCGCGTAGTCGCGCCCTTTCCGTCCCGGGCGGGTCGTGAGGATGATCAGGTTGAGGATAGGCCACCACAGGAGCCGGGGCGTCTCGATCACACGCCTATCGGACAGGAACTCTTTGAGGTAGCGCCGCATCGGCCAATAGCTGGTGCCCTCTGGCGTGCCGAGGTTGAGGAGCAGCACGCCAATGCGGCCTGTCCTGACCCTCGGATGGTCCACCGGGCGCACACCCTGGCGGAGATCGGCAAGCTTGACCGTTTCGTTCATCGGGAGCCCCTCGGCGGCTGCGGCAGGACCGCTCCGCCTGTTCGAAATTCTGAATGGGTTAGACGGGTTCTAGATAGGCGCTTCGGGGCCGCCCGCCAACGGGGCGACTGGCCGCGCCGGCCGAGCTTCTTTCCGGATCGCCTGCCCTCTAGTCGGGCGGGTTGAGGAAGCCCCCGGGGCGCAGCACAGTGTCGATGGACACGGTCAGGCCCGTCGGCCTGAAATCCATATGGACGGTGGCGTTGAGCTGGGTCGCGAGCACCCGGTGCAGCAGGCGCGAGCCGAAGCCCTGCCGCTTCGGAGGCACCACGGGCGGCCCGCCCTCCTCGGCCCAGGTGAGCTTGAGGCGCAGGCCCTCAGGCTCCTCGGCGGAATCCCAGCGCACGGTGACCCGGCCCGAGGCTATCGACAGGGCCCCGTATTTAGCCGCGTTCGTGGTCAGCTCGTGGACCGCCATGCCGATGGGCACCGCGGCCTCCGAGGGCAGCTCCACCGGGGGGCCCTCGATCACGATCCGCTCGCCGGCGGTATCGTTGTAGGGGCTGAGCTCCTTCTCCAGGATCTCCCGTAAGGAAGCCGTCTGCCACACCGCTTCCGTGAGGAGCGAGTGGGTATTGGCGAGCGAGATGATGCGGCCGACGAAGGCCGCGTAGAAATCCTCGATGCTGGACGTGGAGCGCGCGGTCGCGCCGACCACGGCCTGCACGGTCGCGAGAGTGTTCTTGACCCGATGGTGCAGCTCGCGGATCAGCAGGGATTGCTGGGCCTGGATCCGCCTGCGCTCCTCGATCTCGTGCTGCGTCGCCCTGGAGAGGTGGCTGCTCTCGAGGGCGATCGCCGCCTGGCCTGCAAGGCCCGTCACGAGACGCTCCGCGCGGGCCCTGAAGATGCCCGGCTGCTCGTGGCCGAACAGGAGCGCCCCTTCGATGGCGCCGGACCGGGACACCACCGGCACCGCAAGATAACTGCGCAGGACCGGCTGCCCTTCGGGCCTGTCTGCGCCGGCCACAAGGCCGCCACGGGCCTCGTCGGCCGCAATGTCGTTTACGCGCACCATCTTCCCGTCCGCCAGGGTGGAAGCAAGGGCCGGGGCGCGCTGGAGCGCCGCAGCATCCGGGAAAGCCTCCCTCAACGCTCCGGAAACCGCATGGGGCATCGGTTCCGCTTCCCCATCCTCGTTCGCCGCCCGGGGGCACTTCGAGCCCCGATAGAAGAAGACGCCGAGCTGCGCCCCCGTCAGCTCCACACCGGCATCGATCACGTATTGGGCAATCTTTGCCGAATCGAGCTCGGCCGCCAGCATGCTGCCGGTCCGGTTCAGGACTTCGAGCGCGGCGGTCTCGGTGCGCAGCTCGCCCGTGCGCAGATCGACCTCCCGCTCGAGAAGAGCCGCATTGGCGGCCTGCTCCCGGAACTGGCGCGCGGCTACCCCCATGAGCGCCACGAGGGCGAGCAGCGCGAAGAGCGCGAAAGCGCCGTAGATCCGGACCTGGCCGAACCAGGGAGCCCGATAGGCATTGGCCGGGATGCTGACCCGGATATAGAGCGGAAGCTCATCGACCCGATGGTAGGCTCCGATCCATTCCCTGTTCCCTAGCATCTCGAAATAAAGGCCCGCCTCCGGATTCGCCGCGATGGCCAGATCAAGCGCCGTCTTGTCGACCGGCGTAAAGGACACACCGTCGCGGGGGACGGGATATTGCGAGATGATCTTGCCGTCCGTGGCGCGGATCAGGTGGACCTGGGCCTTGGCAGGCAGCCGCAACCGTGACCAGTAATTCCGGAAATAATCCCGC contains:
- a CDS encoding SPFH domain-containing protein, whose translation is MGIRTVPQGYAYTVERFGRYSRTLSPGLGLIVPYIEQVGKKVNVMEQVLDVPSQEAFTRDNAGVTIDAVAFFQVLDAARASYEVSNLNQALLMLTMTNIRTVVGSMDLDQLLSHRDEINERLLRVVDAAASPWGAKVTRVEIKDIVPPADLAGAMARQMKAEREKRAAVLEAEGLRQAEILRAEGQKQAQILAAEGRKEAAFRDAEGRERQAEAEAKATSMVSDAITGGDLAAANFLVAEKYVDALRAIATAPNQKVVIVPIEAAGLAGTLGGIAEITKSVFGDGGTAKPARSVPTVIGAAERP
- a CDS encoding methyl-accepting chemotaxis protein is translated as MHALRSLSIRAKLIGAFSFLVLLLIALGLLGLRGLGQMNAQTAEIADSWLVSTQRIGALNADVREFQTVVLRHMLADGEEAQEIEEGLAWRINNIIDGIQSYEKTIVHPEDRKQFDAFKALWSEYEKEAKTVLDYSRNGEVAKAREHNSMKAVPVAEQIGSALIRMTKWNRDAADAARKRAATVYQDTENLTLGVLAAGTLLAIVLAALLIRSISQGIASVTRPMGLLAQGDLTATIPFRGQKTELGTIADAVQVFKDALIAKREADEAAALEADAKTRRAQRLDELMRRFEANVSALTEGLAGAATEMEVTAQSMTAIADQTNHQSVSVASAAQQTSANVQTVAAATEEMSISIQEIASQVNQSSQIANQAVEGAKRTNATVQALAETAEKIGNVIALINNIAGQTNLLALNATIEAARAGEAGRGFAVVASEVKDLASQTAKATEEIGAQIVSVQQATQDVVSAIHEIAQTITEMSQISTGIAAAIEEQGAATQEISRNVQEAARGTEQVTGSIAGVQAGAGETGAAASQVLGAAQELARQSEGLSREVADFLSDVKAA
- the hemH gene encoding ferrochelatase, giving the protein MNETVKLADLRQGVRPVDHPRVRTGRIGVLLLNLGTPEGTSYWPMRRYLKEFLSDRRVIETPRLLWWPILNLIILTTRPGRKGRDYATIWNNERDEGPLKTITRAQAEDLARHLKGIAGDKVSVDWAMRYGKPEIRERIQALLDQGCDRILLVPLYPQYSAATSATACDHAFRALMEMRWQPTIRVSPPYHDDPVYIDAVVSSMKRDLAKLPFEPEVILVSFHGVPKEYLLKGDPYHCQCVKTWRLMREAFGWPEDKFRMSFQSRFGTAEWLQPYTDKTVEALAESGVKRLAIVAPGFSADCLETLEELDGENREIFMHHGGEQFAYLPCLNDSEDGMRVIRHVAERELQGWL
- a CDS encoding HWE histidine kinase domain-containing protein, yielding MQRVTRPAVSVLSQKRRRRSLLRGRVTLAMGLIGVAFIVLTFAFIAWEQRSRLIERDEDDIRNSAFFLADHAARLLEVTDVTLRQTAALVADESWYTMGPSRSLWEQVRAIKQALPYIEDIWLNDATGKLRLTSAAFPTPESNVSDRDAFWAQAEADQGLFVGEPIIGRVTGTSTFMVSRRLQYPNGAFRGVVSVTVSRDYFRNYWSRLRLPAKAQVHLIRATDGKIISQYPVPRDGVSFTPVDKTALDLAIAANPEAGLYFEMLGNREWIGAYHRVDELPLYIRVSIPANAYRAPWFGQVRIYGAFALFALLALVALMGVAARQFREQAANAALLEREVDLRTGELRTETAALEVLNRTGSMLAAELDSAKIAQYVIDAGVELTGAQLGVFFYRGSKCPRAANEDGEAEPMPHAVSGALREAFPDAAALQRAPALASTLADGKMVRVNDIAADEARGGLVAGADRPEGQPVLRSYLAVPVVSRSGAIEGALLFGHEQPGIFRARAERLVTGLAGQAAIALESSHLSRATQHEIEERRRIQAQQSLLIRELHHRVKNTLATVQAVVGATARSTSSIEDFYAAFVGRIISLANTHSLLTEAVWQTASLREILEKELSPYNDTAGERIVIEGPPVELPSEAAVPIGMAVHELTTNAAKYGALSIASGRVTVRWDSAEEPEGLRLKLTWAEEGGPPVVPPKRQGFGSRLLHRVLATQLNATVHMDFRPTGLTVSIDTVLRPGGFLNPPD